One Candidatus Methylomirabilota bacterium DNA segment encodes these proteins:
- a CDS encoding TIGR03617 family F420-dependent LLM class oxidoreductase, translating to MKLDIGMLTHDLTSIPDYARKVEALGFDCLWSSETQHDPFLPLAVAATVTSRLRLGTAIAVAFPRSPMITAHIAWDLQKASEGRFILGLGSQVKGHNERRFSVKFDAPGPRMREIVLALRAIWSCWQQGTRLNFKGEFYRFDLMTPFFNPGPIAHPEIPIYIAGVNAYMCRIAGEVCDGLHVHPFNSPTYLRQYVHPAVEEGLRAAGRSRKDFTYTTSTFVILGDTEEEFRREREAVRQQIAFYASTRTYAPVLAAHGWQDLAATLHRKSVEGDWTGMAALITDEMVDTYAVTGTYANIAARITERYAGLLDRTAFYRPRPPGLDDPRLPRVVGAFNQT from the coding sequence GTGAAGCTCGACATCGGCATGCTGACCCACGATCTCACGTCCATCCCGGACTATGCGCGAAAGGTCGAGGCGCTGGGGTTCGACTGCCTCTGGTCCTCCGAGACCCAGCACGATCCATTCCTGCCCCTGGCCGTGGCGGCCACGGTGACCTCGCGGCTGAGGCTCGGCACCGCGATCGCCGTGGCCTTCCCGCGCAGCCCCATGATCACCGCGCACATCGCTTGGGACCTCCAGAAGGCCTCCGAGGGACGGTTCATCCTGGGCCTCGGCTCCCAGGTCAAGGGGCACAACGAGCGCCGGTTCTCCGTGAAGTTCGACGCGCCCGGGCCCCGGATGCGCGAGATCGTGCTGGCCCTCCGCGCCATCTGGAGCTGCTGGCAGCAGGGCACCCGGCTCAACTTCAAGGGCGAGTTCTACCGCTTCGACCTGATGACGCCCTTCTTCAACCCGGGACCGATCGCCCACCCCGAGATTCCCATCTACATCGCCGGGGTGAACGCGTACATGTGCCGCATCGCCGGCGAGGTGTGCGACGGCCTGCACGTCCACCCGTTCAACAGCCCCACCTACCTGCGCCAGTACGTCCATCCCGCCGTGGAGGAAGGGCTGCGCGCGGCCGGCCGCTCGCGCAAGGACTTCACCTACACCACCTCGACGTTCGTGATCCTGGGCGACACCGAGGAGGAGTTCCGCCGCGAGCGCGAGGCGGTCCGCCAGCAGATCGCCTTCTATGCGTCCACCCGGACGTACGCGCCCGTGCTGGCCGCCCACGGCTGGCAGGACCTCGCGGCCACGCTGCACCGCAAGTCCGTCGAGGGCGACTGGACCGGCATGGCCGCCCTGATCACCGACGAGATGGTGGACACCTACGCCGTCACCGGCACCTACGCGAACATCGCGGCGCGGATCACGGAGCGCTACGCGGGGCTGCTGGACCGCACGGCCTTCTATCGACCGCGGCCGCCGGGGCTCGACGACCCCCGACTGCCGCGCGTGGTCGGAGCGTTCAACCAGACCTGA
- a CDS encoding zinc-binding dehydrogenase, whose product MKALAFNEFGGPDKLRLQDVPDPKIGPDEALIRVRACALNHLDIFVREGIPALKTPLPFWTGCDIAGDIAEVGAAVAGVKAGDRVVVNPNVTCGRCEFCIQGEDSLCVRYGIVGEHVPGGMAELVKVRGDNVLKLPDRISYEDAASFVLTNMTAWRMVVTQGQVRAGQDVLILGVGGGVSSTAVQIAKLCGARVFVTSSSDAKLERARQLGADVGINYAKEDWAKVVFDKTGRRGVDLVIENVGASTWKQSLRSVRKGGRLVTCGATTGPIGETDIRIVFWNQIHIIGSTMANRREFNEVLRLFCDGKLRAIVDEVVPLKDGAAAQQRLAEGKQFGKIVLRV is encoded by the coding sequence ATGAAAGCGCTGGCCTTCAACGAGTTCGGCGGCCCCGACAAGCTCAGACTCCAGGACGTTCCCGACCCGAAGATCGGGCCCGACGAGGCGCTGATTCGCGTCCGGGCCTGCGCCCTGAATCACCTCGACATCTTCGTCCGCGAAGGCATCCCGGCGCTGAAGACGCCCCTGCCCTTCTGGACGGGCTGCGACATCGCCGGCGACATCGCCGAGGTCGGGGCCGCGGTCGCCGGCGTGAAGGCGGGCGACCGCGTGGTGGTCAATCCGAACGTCACCTGTGGGCGCTGCGAGTTCTGCATCCAGGGCGAGGACAGCCTCTGCGTGCGCTACGGCATCGTCGGCGAGCACGTCCCCGGCGGAATGGCCGAGCTCGTGAAGGTGCGGGGCGACAACGTGCTCAAGCTCCCCGACCGCATCAGCTACGAGGACGCGGCGTCCTTCGTTCTCACCAACATGACCGCCTGGCGCATGGTGGTCACCCAGGGCCAGGTGCGGGCCGGGCAGGATGTCCTCATCCTCGGGGTCGGCGGCGGCGTGTCGTCGACCGCCGTGCAGATCGCCAAGCTCTGCGGGGCGCGCGTCTTCGTCACCTCGTCGAGCGACGCCAAGCTCGAGCGGGCCCGCCAGCTCGGTGCCGACGTGGGCATCAACTACGCGAAAGAGGATTGGGCGAAGGTGGTCTTCGACAAGACGGGTCGGCGCGGCGTGGATCTCGTCATCGAGAACGTCGGGGCGTCGACGTGGAAGCAGTCCCTCCGGTCGGTGCGCAAGGGCGGCCGGCTCGTCACCTGCGGAGCGACCACCGGCCCCATCGGCGAGACCGACATCCGCATCGTCTTCTGGAACCAGATCCACATCATCGGCTCGACCATGGCCAACCGCAGGGAGTTCAACGAGGTCCTGCGGCTGTTCTGCGACGGCAAGCTCAGAGCCATCGTGGACGAGGTGGTGCCCCTCAAGGACGGTGCCGCCGCCCAGCAGCGCCTGGCCGAGGGAAAGCAGTTCGGGAAGATCGTGTTGAGGGTCTGA
- a CDS encoding NUDIX hydrolase has translation MSVKPAPTAPVPAATLVLLRDRPGGGVETLLIQRHLESRFAAGDFVFPGGKVEDDDTPDDPGRWCAGLNADDAAHRLGLEAAAPTALGYCVGAIREAFEEVGVLLAYEPGGRPACVDGPRFADYRRACQRDHRAFWEMVRGERLTLATDRLTYFAHWITPEERPLRFDTRFFAAEMFPSQEAVADEREIVAVRWLGPAAALEAGRRGAIPLRLPTLTNLTLFDGAASSAEALRRLQGRRVSMVRPRLITEHGTQRAILPGEPGYY, from the coding sequence GTGTCCGTCAAACCAGCGCCCACCGCTCCCGTGCCGGCCGCCACGCTGGTGCTCCTGCGCGACCGTCCCGGAGGCGGCGTCGAGACGCTCCTGATCCAGCGCCACCTCGAGAGCCGGTTCGCCGCCGGTGACTTCGTGTTCCCGGGAGGCAAGGTCGAAGACGACGACACGCCCGACGACCCTGGCCGGTGGTGTGCCGGGCTGAACGCGGACGATGCGGCCCACCGGCTCGGCCTCGAGGCGGCCGCGCCCACGGCCCTCGGCTACTGCGTCGGCGCCATCCGCGAGGCCTTCGAGGAGGTCGGCGTGCTGCTCGCTTACGAGCCGGGTGGACGCCCGGCGTGCGTGGACGGGCCCCGCTTCGCCGACTACCGGCGCGCCTGCCAGCGGGACCATCGCGCGTTCTGGGAGATGGTGCGTGGGGAGCGCCTCACGCTGGCCACGGATCGCCTCACGTATTTCGCGCACTGGATCACGCCCGAGGAGCGGCCGCTCCGTTTCGACACGCGTTTCTTCGCGGCCGAGATGTTCCCGAGCCAGGAAGCGGTGGCCGACGAGCGCGAGATCGTGGCGGTGCGGTGGCTGGGGCCCGCCGCGGCCCTGGAAGCGGGCCGGCGCGGGGCGATCCCGCTCCGGCTGCCGACGCTCACGAATCTCACGCTCTTCGACGGCGCCGCCTCCAGCGCGGAGGCGCTCCGGCGCCTGCAAGGACGCCGCGTGTCGATGGTCCGCCCGCGGCTCATCACCGAACACGGCACCCAGCGCGCGATCCTCCCCGGCGAGCCGGGCTACTACTAG
- a CDS encoding RidA family protein has product MGAEARLKEKNITLPTPPTPLANYVGAVRVGNLLFLSGHGPLRDGKATARGKLGKDLSVEQGYQVARQVGLNLLATTRATLGSLDKVKRVVKVLGMVNSAEGFGDQPKVINGFSDLMVEVFGDIGRHARSAVGMAELPMGIPVEIEMILEVE; this is encoded by the coding sequence ATGGGCGCCGAGGCACGCCTGAAAGAAAAGAACATCACGCTGCCCACGCCGCCGACGCCGTTGGCGAACTACGTGGGCGCGGTCCGGGTCGGCAACCTGCTCTTCCTCTCCGGCCACGGCCCGCTCCGCGACGGCAAGGCCACCGCCCGCGGCAAGCTGGGCAAGGACCTGTCGGTGGAGCAGGGCTATCAGGTGGCCCGCCAGGTCGGGCTCAATCTGTTGGCCACCACGCGCGCGACGCTGGGCAGCCTCGACAAGGTCAAGCGCGTCGTCAAGGTCCTCGGCATGGTCAACTCGGCGGAGGGCTTCGGTGACCAGCCCAAGGTCATCAACGGCTTCTCCGATCTCATGGTGGAAGTCTTCGGCGACATCGGTCGGCACGCGCGCTCGGCCGTCGGCATGGCCGAGTTGCCGATGGGCATCCCCGTCGAGATCGAGATGATCCTCGAGGTGGAGTAA